One window from the genome of Roseofilum capinflatum BLCC-M114 encodes:
- a CDS encoding AAA-like domain-containing protein gives MNQMQFIQSFANLTPRRQEVLLKVLAGEEDTAIAEQLYIQPVTVRKHIQHICDAFLGTVDPQESGYSRRGELIALIAKYRPELIGEALKTNREKQPQNHHILLSYYQSPTDPPLSLISQLYETLKNSGYTVTLVDNCLRMAKNGLQQIYRELNTCEELVLLLSPLSAVSEMITEEVRIVKSLQESRQQGLPHIIPLEINHSFSLLNHDLRGYLQDLPRLKWRSPEDTPRLIKSLLQLLKEGDRQPVTDISSPEQPSTNPYAILPKSPPQPIAEPEIPRGQVELASAFYIERPRIETRCYEAIEKPGALIRIKAPRQMGKTSLLARILHHASTIGYATVPLSFQLADSKVFTELEPFLKWFCANISLQINLPVNFEDHWNSIFGAKVACKSYFENYILPHCQNPLVLGLDEVDVVFSFPDIASDFFSLLRAWHEEGKNRDIWKKLRLVVVHSTEVYVPMSINQSPFNVGLPIELPEFPPDKILELAHRHGLDWTISEVNQLMSMVGGHPYLVRLALYHIARNEMTLKTVLETAATDAGLYSDHLRRHLWNLHYHSLLKEALKKVVESAQAVQLESIQAFKLHSMGLIDLQGHKVVPRCNLYRQYFRVQLS, from the coding sequence ATGAACCAGATGCAGTTTATCCAATCCTTTGCCAATCTTACCCCTCGGCGACAAGAAGTGCTGCTGAAAGTCTTAGCGGGGGAAGAGGATACGGCGATCGCCGAACAGCTTTATATTCAACCGGTGACGGTACGCAAACATATCCAACATATCTGTGATGCCTTTTTGGGAACCGTCGATCCTCAAGAATCTGGATATTCCCGTCGCGGAGAATTAATTGCCCTGATCGCCAAATACCGTCCAGAGTTAATTGGGGAAGCGCTGAAAACCAACCGGGAAAAGCAACCCCAGAATCATCATATCCTGCTCAGTTACTATCAAAGTCCCACCGATCCTCCCTTAAGCCTGATTTCCCAACTCTACGAAACCCTCAAAAATTCTGGCTATACCGTAACCTTAGTCGATAACTGCCTGCGGATGGCCAAAAATGGGTTGCAACAGATTTACCGAGAACTGAATACCTGTGAAGAATTGGTATTGTTGCTCTCACCCTTGTCTGCGGTGAGCGAGATGATTACCGAAGAGGTGCGAATTGTCAAGTCCTTACAAGAATCTCGTCAGCAGGGACTGCCCCATATTATTCCCCTGGAAATCAACCATTCCTTTAGCCTGCTCAACCATGATTTGCGGGGCTATTTACAGGACTTACCTCGGTTAAAATGGCGATCGCCAGAAGACACCCCCAGATTAATTAAAAGCTTATTGCAACTGCTCAAAGAGGGCGATCGCCAGCCAGTCACGGATATCTCCTCCCCTGAGCAACCCTCCACTAACCCCTACGCCATCCTACCCAAATCTCCCCCCCAACCCATTGCTGAACCGGAGATCCCCAGAGGACAAGTGGAGCTGGCCTCCGCATTCTACATCGAACGGCCCCGAATAGAAACGCGATGTTATGAGGCGATCGAAAAACCCGGAGCCTTAATTCGCATCAAAGCTCCCCGACAAATGGGCAAAACCTCCCTCCTCGCTCGCATCCTACACCATGCCTCCACCATTGGCTACGCCACCGTTCCCCTCAGCTTCCAACTCGCCGATAGCAAAGTCTTCACCGAACTAGAACCCTTCCTCAAATGGTTTTGCGCCAATATCAGCCTGCAAATCAACCTCCCCGTCAACTTTGAAGATCATTGGAACAGCATTTTTGGAGCCAAAGTTGCCTGCAAATCCTACTTTGAAAACTACATCCTTCCCCACTGCCAAAACCCCCTCGTTTTAGGCTTAGATGAAGTCGATGTCGTTTTCTCCTTCCCCGACATCGCCTCCGACTTTTTTAGCCTCCTGAGAGCCTGGCATGAAGAAGGAAAAAACCGCGACATATGGAAAAAACTGCGCCTAGTCGTCGTTCACTCCACAGAAGTCTATGTTCCCATGAGCATTAACCAATCTCCCTTCAATGTCGGCTTACCCATTGAACTCCCTGAATTTCCTCCAGACAAAATTCTAGAACTCGCCCATCGTCACGGCTTAGATTGGACAATCTCAGAAGTCAATCAACTCATGTCCATGGTAGGGGGACATCCCTACTTAGTCCGACTCGCCCTCTACCATATTGCTCGCAATGAAATGACCTTAAAAACCGTCCTCGAAACGGCTGCCACCGATGCCGGTTTATATAGCGATCATTTAAGGCGACACTTATGGAATCTACACTATCATTCCCTCTTAAAAGAAGCCTTAAAAAAAGTCGTTGAGAGTGCCCAAGCCGTCCAACTCGAATCCATACAAGCCTTTAAACTCCACAGCATGGGATTAATTGATTTACAAGGTCATAAAGTTGTGCCTCGATGTAATTTATATCGTCAATATTTTCGAGTGCAACTCTCTTGA